The nucleotide sequence ggggcaccccatagacacacaagttgatcctcgtgatcgtttcttagccgtgtgcggtgcccccctccaccatattccacatcggtcatattgttgcagtgcttaggcgaagccctgcgacggtagaacatcaagatcgtcaccacgccgtcgtgctgacggaactcctccccgacgctttgctgcatcggagcccggggatcgtcatcgagctgtacgtgtgctaagaactcggaggtgccggagtaacggtacttggatcggtcggatcgggaagacgtacgactacttcctctacattgcgtcaacgcttccgcagtcggtctgcgtgggtacgtagacaacactctcccctctcgttgctatgcatcaccatgatcttgcgtgtgcgtagaattttttttgaaattactacgttccccaacactgtcaTGTGCAGATCTTGACAGATTAAGAGACGacagggttatggtctacactcaacgagCCCAGTGGCGTTGATGGAGCCTAACTTAGCGACTACATATAATTCCGCTGTATTATCTGCCAGCTTGAGTTGTGCCTAAGGTATGATTtgtatatatatctggatctaccGTTGTAGTAGAATGATGTATGTCTTACCGATATTCCTTTttgttactgtgtgtgctagctatgatccagggataacacagtaagcacagagacttggattTTACCAAATCCGGATCGTTACAAAATGGTATCAGAGCatacgttgactgtaggacgtgaccctacaAAATGGCTTAGAAATAGGAAGACCTTGATAGAAAAAAAACTTATATTTTTAGTAGTATCGATAGGCATTCTCGTACCCTCTCATTTTCTTTACTAAGCCCTCGTCTACTTTCAAAAACTTCGATGACCAATCCCCTAATGACCTTGACACTGATATGGAATTTCAAGATACTAAAGGTTACTTCATGGAATTGATGCTAAGCGGAGGCGTCTTCAGCACTGAAGTTTACATtcaagaggttgaagaagaaccGAAGACACTTAATACTAAGATggaatgaagaagatgaagattacCACTATCATGGAATATCCCACACGATTCAAATAATATACATGCCCACCAAGAGAGTTGTGAAATAAACGAAAGAGTGCGAGTAGTGTAGCCGACCATGCCAACTCATGTTGATGAGGGTACCATAGGAATTGTTTGAACGAAATGTATGGGTGAAATCTGGAGTTTTGTTGGAGTTCTTCGCCACCGATTTGATTTTTGTTATCATTTGAGTTGTGTGATAAAAAACTAGCGTTATTAGGATACGACCTTCGTAGGTTTGTATTATTTATAATATCTGGAGTGGTGCAGCTTACGGATGATTAACAGAAGACCTTCATACGGGTGGAACGTCACGCACTGAAGACTTTCAAGAATTAAAGGATTAAGACATCATGATGAAACCATAGCAAACTGGCCTATTATAACCATTAAGAAACGACAATATATGAGTTGTTCAATAACTGATTGTATGTATATTCTTCCTCCTTGttatctaaaactctatctccccTTTAACCAAACCTTAAACCTCATAGATGGACGAAATTATTTTGATGGGACAAGTGACACATTCAGAAGCAGAAAAATGGATTCAGAGTACATAAAGAGTAATGAAATACGCCAAGGTAAAACCAAAGAAGAAGGTGAAGTATGATTCCTCAGTATTTCCTTCAAGAGGTTGACACTTGGCTGAAGATGCATATAACCATGGACGAAACTCCAAAAGGCAATCACGTGGGAACAATTCAAGAAGGTTCTACCTCAATCTCATCTTGTCATACGGACTCTGAAGGAACTCGTGAAGATGTGAGGAAATCTCAAGATTCAAGTTTAAATGCAACACGCGTAGGATAATCGCCACCCAAATACATTTTATtagctttgcaggtgaagacctcTTCAAGAGGAGTGAGATAGACCGAGTGTTAGAATACGCGATTCACCTGTCTACATATGAAGTAATGATTtgagtacgggatggattggcccccataccggagactcTTATTATATACTTTCCTATGTGTGATTGGTAGATCGGAGAGACTTGAAACCCTAGAAGAGTGTCATTGCGCAAGCCTAAAACCATAGAATGGTAAGACGTATTACCCTTATAGATAGGCACCCGTGCCTAACATAGATGGTATGGTAAGGAAGGAACATGAAGGAGTTCTATCAGAAGCTTTCGATCACCATGAGAGTCTCGGAAGTAGTTTTGGtgtctatggattatgagaaagaCTTTTCTTTTGAGGGAAGCCCAGTTCTAAACCACAGAAACTCGAGGAAGAACCATCATGGAATTAAGAAATTATGGAACCCCCACAAGTTtatttttaagggtggtagtaccctaagAACACACTTGGGGATAAACGATCCAATCAACGGTTGGCTAAGAGCAAGGATGATGTCTAAGGCCTCTAGATATGTTGAAGTGGCAATGGTAAAAGGAATATACCAATGAAAGTCATTCCTGCAAGGTGAAGGTGACGAATAAACCGCAAGCCTATGGATGATAAGAAATAACTCTGAGGAAGTAACCCAAGTGACCCCAACCCTAACCTATtcttgctagcctatgcaaatctcgaggacgagatttcttttaagggtggtagtttgtaacatcccaaaaattttcaaattttggaatgttaataataagatattattgagtgaattgctatgattttcaTGAGAAATTAAAACCTTTTGATTCTTGTTTCAAATATTTCATCCAATTGCTTTTCTTTCGGTCACCTATGAAATATTTTGAAACCACAAATATAAATGgagtgagaataaaatgactttctcaaaatgtGGTGGAAGAATATTTTATGTGAAGTTCTTTGAATTTTTAGTTCCATCTGAACTTGGATCTTAATTGGAGTTTTAGTGCCATTTAAATATTTCCAAATTATTCAAACAAAACAAAATTTAATGAGAGgatataatatgacttctccaatgATATATTTGGAAATATTTAATATGGTACATTTATCCTTTTGTGAACATGCAAAACTCAAAATTGATTTTTTTAGTAAATCAATTATGTCCATAAAGCATTCGTGCACAGAATTTATTTTATTAAATTCTGAAAACTAATTTTCTTAGACTCTAAATAATATACTATAGACATTTTTTGTTTTAAGTAAACTTTTTGTGCACGTACTTCTGTACGTAAATATATTTCAATCCTAATTCCTAAATATCACACAGGCGCGAGGCAACAGCACATTCACAGCCCACCTTGTATTCTTTTTCCTTGACTTTCCCTTTGGGCTAatttcttccactaaggcccatgataaTTTTTTCCTCAGCCCAACTCCAcgcaactccttcttcctcctctgtacGTTCATCTGGAGCAGGAACAGAACAGAAACAGCCAtggccttctcctcttcctcccctcctcccacTTAATTCCTTGCCCGTTTCACTCCGGAGTAAAAACGAAAATTGTGGAGAGCGTTATAAGTAACCCATTCAGGGAATTAGAACCCAACATTATTGCTTTAAATTGCCGAATTGATCCGGAAACGTTCTTGCACAAACAGCAATTAATGGCCGCACTAAGCTCGCGACGGATCTCGTCGTATAGACTCCCCTCACACCTATAAAATGCACCCCGATGATCTCCTCATTCCCTGGCTTCCCCACGACCGAAAACCCCTCTCGCTAACTCTCCTTCCGCGAGAAATTGCTCGCCCAAACCAAGCCTAGCCACCGCCTTCAAGAAACGATTCCGGCGCCGCCACCAGAACGCACGAACGGCAGCACCTAATTTCGTCGGTGTTCTGCCTTGCTCCAGCCAACACCCACGACCTCCAGCAGATGAGAAGGCAGTACCCGTACCCCATCGTGTTCACCTCATCATTCTGAACACCGTAGTGCATCTCTCGTCACCGGCCAGGTCTCCGTCGTCGAATCCGCGCCGCGCCACCCAACTCCGGTAAACCTCACGGTGAGCACCCAACCATTATTCAAGATGGTGTTCTTAGTTGTAGGGGTACCAACGAATCACAGCTTGACACGTGGCAGTTAATAGTAAAACCCGTAATTCATTTTCAGAAAAAtgtctaaacttcaaaaattcgtaTCTCCTAAACCGTATGTCCAAATTCGACAAATTTTATATCCCCGGATTCCTTGAAACATCTAGTTTATTATAAAAATTCGAGATCTCAGTTTTTGGCAAGTTAAAATTTAGTTCTGTTTTAAATGTTAAATTGAGTACTTTTGCTATATCTTCTAATctataaatcatataaaaatgttTAGTATATGAAAATTTGTCTTTGGAACCATACCAATCTGCTAGAACTCATAGATTAATTTTTTCAGCAAGGTTTAGTTGCTGTTTTAGCCCAACACCCTAACTCCGACCTTTGTTGATCATGGATTAACCAACTCATCAAACTAAAATTGTTTCATTGTTAAAAACCATTAGATAGGTCCCTAGAAACCTCTCTGGTCATATGTCATCACTCTACAAATTTGGACTTAGGAAATGTTACATAAATTTTATAACATAAACCTTATGCCATCAACTCCATCTatcattttcattggacccaagtcAAATATTCCAATCAAACCCATTATAGACTTTGTCATAGAACCTTGCCTCACAACCCTTCAACCAAGATCCTAACTTGTATCAATTTGATCCAACCGCGGAATATGATTTATGTCATATTTTCAATCAAGCCAAGTTGATCCATCTCAACCCTACCACGCCATAGTAACTAGCTTAATAATAGTAATAACTAAATAATTGTATTGTTAATTGTATCTTTGGGTTTTTGGGTTTTTTTGGGTTTtcaaaataatagatatgaaaacaatatgataggaaatagatcgggggccgtagatttcactagtggcttctctcgagaaaatagcatacggtgggtaaacaaataattgttgggcaattgattgaagaacaaataattataacgatatcgaaggcaatgatcatgtatataggcatcacgttcaagattagtagaccgagatgattctgcatctactactattactccacacatcgactactatccagcatgcatctagtatattaagttcatggagaaatggagtaatgcaataaaaacgatgacacgatgtagacaatatctattcatgtaggaatagaccctatctttttatccttaatggcaacgatacatgcgtgtcacttctccttctgtcactgagattgagcaccgcaagatcaaacccatcacaaagcacctcttcctattgcaagaaaaatcaatctagttggctaaaccaaaccaaaatttcggagaagaaatacgaggctataataatcatgcatataagatatcaaagaagactcaaataatattcatggatagaactgatcataaactcgcaattcatcggatcccaacaaacacaccgcaaaaattcattacatcaaatagatctccaagaacattgtattgagaatcaagaagagagaagaagccatgtagctactgcctacggacccgtaggtctgtggtaaactactcacgcatcatcggaggagcggcgctgaggatgatgaacccctccgtgatcgtgttcccctctggcaaggtgccagaatagggctctagattggatctcatggttctggaacttacgGCGGCTGGAATTGCATTTCGTCGACCCCCCTAGGGTTTATGgagtatttgggtatttatagagccgaGAGGCGGTGGAAGGGACTctcatgggccccactacccaccaggccgcgccaggggcctctggcgtgccctggtgccttgtgggccccacatgcCTTCCCTCCTGCAGTTCCTTGgcccccaagttgtcttctgggcagaaaaaaatctccaaaaagttttgctgagtttggactccgtttgatagggatattctattaagtaaaaaacaagcaaaaaacaacaactggcattgggcactatgtcaataggttagtcccaaaaatgatataaagttactaaaaataaatataaaacatccaagaatgataatataacaacatgaaacaataagaaaaatatagatatgttggagacgtatcacatatcccTCGATCCCTGGGAGAGCTCCCTCCATGAACTCAACAACACCGAGCGATAGCCCCACAGAGGGCGCTAactgttgtggttttgtcacggcagatgtcctctgaAAGGATTTAGTCATGAGGCCATCACCGCTAGGTGATTGCTTGAACGGGGTTGATTGGAATCGAGAGACAAGGGTTTACCTAGGTTCGAcccctcacagtggaggtaaaagcctactccttgattgatattgatgatgatgatctcgattacaaggTTGCAACTTGGCTAACCTAGTACTCGAGTGCTTGTAACCTAGTCTTTTTGCCTCTGGGGCTCCCCTTTACAGGTCAAGGCCTGAGCTTACAACAGAACCCGGGTCGTATTACAATCCGTGACTTAGTATGTTCCCTATTTATCTTGCTTCCTGAGTAAGGAGACTCTATGCGGCGACTTATACTTCTGAGCTATGAGTCACGGTCTTCAAGTACTGAGCCCTAACCCAGACCATTTCGTAAGCCGCCCTACCGGCTTTGAGGTCTTTGAACGTCACGGGCCATGTTGAGTCTTGCTTATCTGTCACCTCTTGGATAACCCGGCCCAACTAGGCGGGTCATAtcatggggttatatccccaacaacgcTCGACGTGGATATAGACCCTTAACTTTTGCTATGTACAATATTAATGAAATTATTTTGTCCATTTTTATTTGATGCATCGTGTTGGATGACCAATTCTCTTAAGAGCGTCAGGTACGAGCACATGGCAACTCCAATCATTTTGGATGGAAAGTTTTGCGAGCGTGAAGATGACAACTTTAGATGCTAAGCATGACAACTTCTGTGCTTTAGTTTATTTTTGACAGAAACTTACAGTAATTGTCATAAAATAACCGGGTGACTAAAACAAGACCCGTGGCACTTGTAATTTGGGTTGATGTAtagcgttgaagatgccctaaacaccgacagggaaggggaaggagaaggagaaagagaaaCTACCCCCGCAAGCGAGGATGCACCGAAACCCTCGcgtcctcctccgcgccgccgcctatctcctccgccccaccgccgccgctcgGCAACCCCTGACGAACGTCAGACCTCCCCTGCCGCTTTCTCCGCGGGGCCTCATCCTCCCTGCACAACGCCGCGCCTTCTCGACTGACTACGGCAAGGACGTCGACGAGGTGAACCGCAAGTTCGCCGAAGCGCGGGAGGAGATCGAGGCTGCCATGGACAGCAAAGAGACGGTGTACTTCAACGAGGAGGCCGCCTGTGCGCGCGACGCCGCCGGTGAGGCCCTTGGCGCCTTCGACGCGCTGCTCGCGCGGGTCCCTCCCGCAGACGCCGACGCGCTCCGCCGGTCCATGGGGCTCAAGATGGAGCAGCTCAAGGCCGAGCTCAAGCAGCTCGAGGAGTAGTGGTTGCTCCAGGCCGTTCTTTGATGAGCGCATCGAGGTCAGAGATTTTTTCTTTTGGGAGCAAATCTTGGCGATCTTTGTTTTAGTTAGTATATGTTCCTAAAATAGTTCCTCGATATTCTGATTGGGAAATAAAATTAAGGCTGCATTTTGTTCCTGTTGTGGGAGATTACATCTGGAGCTAATTGTCCATGCTGATGCAAATTGGTAGCATACAATTTGTACGGGCAAAATTGGTATTTATGTTCATTCTCGATTGATGAAGCCTCAGTATTAAGTTAGAAGAGCGAAGCCTATAATTTGTTCCTGTGCCAATTGTGATATTAATTGAGGTCAACAGTTTAAAAAGATGGTCACATTTGCATATGCCTTGCTTGATAATTTCTCCTTGAAAAAAATTGAACAAGGAGCCATGGAGATAGGTTAGTCATGTTAACTTCAGATCTGTAGGTGCGTGGTGAATGAATGAAGCATAATGCGACTGGCGCAATGCTGCTATGATAGATAAGAGGGCTTTAAGATGCAACTATCATTTACTATTTGTAGTAATGCTCGGGAAAACTGGCAGCTTTTGATGACATCTTTTCTGACGAAAGGCAGTTTACACTGCTTTCATTGCAAATAGATAGGATAGGAACAGAGTTTTACAGCCCAGGCACTAAACCTGAGTGAAATGCTCCCAAAGAAggagaaaagaaaacaaaacaaaggggGAAACATGCAATCTTGCATTTAATCAGGCTCACGAGGATGGCCGGCAAGCAGTAGGACACACATCTGGCCAGCCTCAGTCCACATCTGAGCCTCCATCGGGAGTTTCCGGAACAAAGTGGTGACTGAGCATGAGTGATGCCTGAAGACACATTCATTCCTTTCTTTCCAGATTGACCACCACACGAGCGCCACGATCGATCTCCGGGACTTGGCTGCATCTTGAGTGAGACCCAAGGAGCTAGGGTCGCACCAAGCAGTCCGAGTACCATCAGGTTTTGCCGGAATGAGACTAGCCGGTTGCTGCAACTTGTCCAATACTAGATGCCATAGCTCTGAAGCAAAAGGACAGATCGTAAAAAGATGCAGCGAGGGTTCAACAGCAGTTAAGCACATCAAGCACCTGGGGTCATGGTCCCAGCCACGGCGGGCAAGGTTATCCGCAGTTCAGCACCGGCCTTGCCAAGCTAGCCAAGTGAACAATTGACATTTGGGTGGAGCATCAGAATTCCAGGCCATCTTGGCAAAAGGTGGCTT is from Triticum aestivum cultivar Chinese Spring chromosome 1B, IWGSC CS RefSeq v2.1, whole genome shotgun sequence and encodes:
- the LOC123115098 gene encoding embryogenesis-like protein, which codes for MHRNPRVLLRAAAYLLRPTAAARQPLTNVRPPLPLSPRGLILPAQRRAFSTDYGKDVDEVNRKFAEAREEIEAAMDSKETVYFNEEAACARDAAGEALGAFDALLARVPPADADALRRSMGLKMEQLKAELKQLEE